From a single Okeanomitos corallinicola TIOX110 genomic region:
- a CDS encoding ATP-binding protein: MNLKTEDLENPEGQQAALKTSQTELLALFNAIQDVILVLSAEGKYLKIAPSSAPSLYKPPAEMLGKTLHDVLPKDFADRIMGCIRETLNTKKTVKIEYSLPIADQEVWFEASIAAMDENSVVVVARDINNRKQLEEKLRQQAQDLEQTLQELKLTQTQMIHSEKMSSLGQLVAGVAHEINNPVNFIHGNIEPLQDYTQDLLSLVELYQKYNFDHHPEIQEFIDKIDLEYIKEDLPKMINSMIVGTQRIRKIVLSLRNFSRMDEAESKVVNIHEGINSTLMILKHRLLDIQVIKDYEKLPLLECYAGEINQVFMNILVNAIDAIEQQFYQNKLAEIPEEYSGKINIKSRVIDSQWIEISITDNGIGMSEEIRKKIMNPFFTTKPVGKGTGIGMSISYQIITERHGGKLHCQSTIGKGTEFIIQIPIH; this comes from the coding sequence ATGAATTTGAAAACTGAGGATCTGGAAAATCCAGAAGGACAACAAGCAGCACTAAAAACTTCTCAAACAGAATTATTAGCATTGTTTAATGCGATTCAAGATGTAATTCTCGTTTTAAGTGCAGAGGGAAAATATTTAAAAATTGCCCCTAGTAGCGCTCCTTCATTATATAAACCTCCTGCGGAAATGTTGGGTAAAACCTTGCACGATGTTTTACCTAAAGATTTTGCTGATCGTATTATGGGTTGTATTCGAGAAACACTAAATACTAAGAAAACTGTCAAAATAGAGTATAGCTTACCAATTGCTGATCAAGAAGTTTGGTTTGAAGCTAGTATTGCCGCTATGGATGAAAATAGTGTGGTTGTAGTGGCTAGAGATATCAACAATCGCAAACAATTAGAAGAAAAATTACGTCAACAAGCACAAGATTTAGAACAGACTCTTCAAGAACTAAAACTCACCCAAACTCAGATGATTCATTCCGAAAAAATGTCAAGTTTGGGACAATTAGTAGCAGGAGTAGCCCACGAAATTAATAACCCTGTGAATTTTATTCATGGTAATATTGAACCTCTCCAGGATTATACTCAAGACTTATTAAGCCTGGTTGAATTATACCAAAAATATAACTTTGATCATCATCCAGAAATTCAGGAATTTATAGACAAAATTGATTTGGAGTATATCAAAGAAGATTTACCAAAAATGATTAATTCCATGATAGTTGGTACGCAACGTATCCGTAAAATTGTCTTATCTTTACGGAATTTTTCGCGGATGGATGAAGCAGAATCTAAAGTAGTAAATATTCACGAAGGCATTAACAGTACATTGATGATTTTAAAACATCGTCTTTTGGATATTCAAGTAATTAAAGACTATGAAAAATTACCATTATTAGAATGTTATGCTGGGGAAATTAATCAGGTATTTATGAATATATTAGTTAATGCTATTGATGCTATAGAACAACAGTTTTATCAAAATAAATTAGCAGAAATACCAGAAGAATATTCCGGTAAAATCAACATCAAAAGTAGAGTTATAGATTCTCAGTGGATAGAAATTAGCATCACAGATAATGGTATAGGGATGAGTGAGGAGATTAGAAAAAAAATAATGAACCCATTTTTTACAACTAAACCTGTAGGTAAAGGAACAGGCATAGGAATGTCTATAAGTTATCAAATTATCACTGAAAGACATGGTGGTAAATTACATTGTCAATCAACTATTGGTAAAGGTACAGAATTTATAATTCAAATCCCTATTCATTAA
- a CDS encoding type II toxin-antitoxin system Phd/YefM family antitoxin: MESVNIHQAKTNLSRLLSRVEHGEEIIISNRGVPVAKLVPFSVSSHRRDSLGQDRGKFVIPEDFNAPLPEDILAAFEG, encoded by the coding sequence GTGGAAAGTGTAAATATCCATCAAGCTAAAACCAACCTCTCACGTCTATTATCTCGTGTAGAACATGGTGAAGAGATCATTATTTCTAACCGGGGTGTTCCCGTCGCAAAGTTAGTTCCCTTTAGTGTCTCGTCTCACCGCAGAGATAGTTTAGGACAAGATCGAGGAAAATTCGTAATTCCAGAAGACTTTAATGCTCCTTTACCAGAGGACATTTTGGCAGCGTTTGAGGGATAG
- a CDS encoding type II toxin-antitoxin system VapC family toxin produces the protein MKLLLDTQCFLWWFAEPERLNEEVISHIADESNELWFSVASVWEMGIKVAIGKLPLPEPLDSYVSSRMTKLGVKSLEITTSHALRTVVLPLHHRDPFDRMIIAQAQMESMMVVTADSMFKDYQDTTILWAGNKG, from the coding sequence GTGAAACTACTACTAGATACACAGTGTTTTTTATGGTGGTTTGCTGAACCTGAGCGGTTGAATGAAGAGGTCATTTCACATATAGCTGATGAAAGCAATGAACTATGGTTTTCTGTTGCTAGTGTGTGGGAAATGGGGATAAAAGTGGCAATTGGTAAGTTACCGTTACCAGAACCACTGGATAGTTACGTTTCTAGCCGCATGACCAAATTGGGGGTTAAATCTTTGGAAATTACAACTTCTCATGCACTCAGAACGGTGGTTTTACCTTTGCATCATCGAGATCCTTTTGATAGAATGATCATTGCACAAGCACAGATGGAAAGTATGATGGTTGTGACTGCGGATTCAATGTTTAAAGATTATCAAGATACTACTATTCTTTGGGCTGGGAATAAAGGTTAA
- a CDS encoding AAA family ATPase, whose product MLEKLILHNFKSHKSTELNFDNSRLHGIVGKNSAGKTSILQALHSLGMLTHLSSTQVFRNEKSPEFLTTIGEKRMFIKVSGYLQDNIRKKWEFYCNYKQDGYSPTIILDIDGHQYNWDQDPRFRDISKIPQSLKNTIYLKLIASNLAKAAYSEEITPKIEFDGSGLAPTLDSLRDETPDKFQLIEKKLSRIVPNVRKVGIKRAKVPVTRERLIEVDGKPISYEETQEMTGQEVVLDMNTGERIPAHAISEGTMLTLGLLTVLMNPNQPNLVLLDDVEQGLHPQAQRELMTVFKEIIAENPNLQIIFSTHSPYIIDALTPSQVHILNNSKSGFTMSKRLDEHPDVEWAKETLTTGEFWDAEGEDWITEGEVSD is encoded by the coding sequence ATGCTAGAAAAACTAATACTTCATAATTTTAAAAGCCATAAATCAACAGAACTCAATTTCGATAATTCCCGATTACATGGAATCGTAGGAAAAAACAGTGCTGGTAAAACATCAATATTACAAGCATTGCATAGTCTAGGTATGCTTACTCATTTATCATCCACACAAGTCTTTAGAAATGAAAAGTCACCTGAATTTCTGACAACAATTGGTGAAAAAAGAATGTTCATCAAAGTCAGTGGTTATTTGCAAGATAATATTAGGAAAAAATGGGAGTTTTACTGCAACTATAAACAGGACGGTTATAGCCCTACAATTATATTAGATATAGATGGACATCAATATAATTGGGATCAAGATCCACGTTTTAGAGATATATCCAAGATTCCTCAATCTTTAAAAAATACTATCTATTTAAAATTAATAGCCTCCAATCTTGCCAAAGCAGCTTACAGTGAAGAAATTACACCGAAAATTGAATTTGATGGATCAGGATTAGCACCCACTTTAGATTCTCTCCGTGATGAAACTCCAGATAAATTTCAATTAATAGAAAAAAAGCTGAGTCGAATTGTCCCAAATGTACGCAAAGTAGGCATCAAGCGAGCAAAAGTTCCAGTCACTCGTGAACGCTTAATCGAAGTTGACGGTAAACCTATTTCCTATGAAGAAACTCAGGAAATGACAGGTCAAGAAGTTGTACTAGACATGAATACAGGTGAACGTATTCCAGCCCATGCAATTAGCGAAGGAACAATGTTAACTTTAGGATTATTAACTGTATTAATGAATCCTAATCAACCTAATTTAGTTTTATTAGATGATGTGGAACAGGGACTTCATCCTCAAGCACAACGCGAGTTAATGACAGTTTTTAAAGAAATCATTGCCGAAAATCCTAACCTGCAAATTATTTTTTCTACTCATTCCCCTTATATTATTGATGCACTTACTCCTTCTCAAGTCCATATATTAAATAACAGTAAATCAGGGTTCACAATGTCGAAACGTTTGGATGAACATCCTGATGTAGAATGGGCAAAAGAAACCTTGACAACAGGTGAATTTTGGGATGCTGAAGGTGAAGATTGGATAACAGAAGGAGAAGTCAGTGATTGA
- a CDS encoding DUF4238 domain-containing protein: protein MIVKQQHFVPQCYLKNFANEEHRLFVWDKIKKVSYPSHVKNIAQERYFNDFPDSLLPDELRDKTKSQVIENDLSKVESRFGEFLAQIIDCLEEIEKKNLFDSLGVLDKEAKKNFSPFLTLQIVRTNMFRQKIKGLFQSAYNLKTRLDEALLRNKNNIEEIIFPDIENSTNSIELDDLINVGIEDYSIMQHLLHISNVLDQGLDSEISTILSGHIWLFGINSTSIPLWTSDNPIVIKQHQNFGTGLTSHGVQIAYPISSKHILIMFESDCWYKLKTYDGMSASLSENYVKEYNKLQMIQCCRQAYSSEKNFDLLRT, encoded by the coding sequence ATGATAGTTAAGCAGCAACACTTCGTACCTCAGTGCTATTTAAAAAACTTTGCTAATGAAGAACACAGATTATTTGTGTGGGATAAGATAAAAAAGGTTTCTTATCCATCTCATGTGAAAAATATTGCCCAAGAGAGATATTTTAATGACTTTCCTGATTCATTGTTACCTGATGAATTGAGGGATAAAACAAAATCTCAAGTCATAGAAAATGACCTCTCTAAGGTAGAATCAAGATTTGGAGAATTTCTGGCACAGATCATAGATTGTCTTGAAGAAATAGAAAAAAAGAACTTATTTGATTCTCTTGGAGTTCTTGACAAAGAGGCAAAGAAAAATTTCTCTCCTTTCTTAACACTTCAGATAGTTAGAACAAATATGTTTAGGCAAAAAATTAAAGGATTATTTCAATCCGCATATAATCTTAAAACAAGACTTGATGAAGCACTATTAAGAAATAAAAATAATATTGAAGAAATAATTTTTCCTGATATAGAAAATTCAACAAATTCAATTGAATTAGATGATCTAATTAACGTAGGAATCGAAGACTATTCAATAATGCAGCACCTACTTCATATATCTAATGTTCTTGATCAAGGCTTAGATTCTGAAATATCAACAATTTTATCAGGTCATATATGGTTATTTGGTATTAACTCAACTTCTATTCCACTATGGACTTCAGATAATCCTATAGTAATTAAACAGCATCAGAATTTTGGAACTGGTTTGACTTCACACGGTGTCCAAATAGCTTATCCAATCAGTTCTAAACATATTTTAATTATGTTTGAATCCGACTGTTGGTATAAACTTAAAACTTATGATGGAATGAGTGCTTCTCTATCAGAAAACTATGTAAAAGAGTATAACAAACTACAAATGATTCAATGTTGTAGACAAGCTTACTCTAGTGAAAAAAATTTCGATCTTTTGCGAACCTGA
- a CDS encoding DUF5615 family PIN-like protein, with protein MSSIRLFIDEDSMDQRFIKALRARGVDVITVAEVETISSSDKEQLILATELQRVFYTFNVGDFCQLHSIYIEEKRIHAGIIISSQDYSIGEQMRRVLNLMANKSAENMVNQLIFLSAYADEI; from the coding sequence ATGAGTTCAATTAGATTATTCATTGATGAAGATTCAATGGATCAAAGATTTATTAAAGCCTTAAGAGCTAGGGGTGTAGATGTTATTACTGTTGCCGAGGTTGAAACTATCAGTTCTAGTGATAAGGAACAACTGATTTTAGCGACTGAACTGCAAAGAGTTTTTTACACCTTTAATGTTGGTGACTTTTGCCAGTTACATAGTATTTATATAGAAGAAAAACGAATTCATGCCGGAATTATAATTTCATCTCAAGATTACTCTATTGGTGAACAAATGCGAAGAGTCCTCAATTTGATGGCAAATAAGTCAGCAGAAAATATGGTAAATCAGTTGATATTTCTTAGTGCTTATGCTGATGAAATATAA
- a CDS encoding DUF433 domain-containing protein, whose protein sequence is MQATDIGTLIIKSSDTLGDRPRIAGTRVSVQRITAWYKMGLNAEEIAERMGNVTLVQVYAALTYYHANREEIEGYIAAEKADYQRLATEMGQAI, encoded by the coding sequence ATGCAAGCTACTGATATTGGGACACTTATTATTAAATCATCAGACACTTTAGGGGATCGTCCTCGCATTGCTGGTACTAGAGTTTCTGTGCAACGAATTACAGCTTGGTACAAAATGGGATTAAATGCGGAAGAAATCGCTGAACGCATGGGGAATGTAACTCTTGTTCAAGTTTATGCTGCATTAACTTATTATCATGCTAATCGAGAAGAAATTGAGGGTTATATTGCTGCTGAAAAAGCTGATTATCAACGGTTAGCAACAGAAATGGGGCAAGCAATATGA
- a CDS encoding DUF3368 domain-containing protein → MIIVSDTSPINYLILIDQIDLLPQLFEQIIIPQAVYNELSDSLAPLPVQSWTVDTPSWLKIQPVSQPTDEIKNLLDPGESEAIILAQELNADLLLLDDMKARRIAKERGLVITGILGILDQATSMKLINLPNAVQSLKNTSFWASDSLFQKLLDKHC, encoded by the coding sequence ATGATTATTGTTTCCGATACTTCTCCTATTAACTACCTCATTTTGATTGATCAAATTGATCTTTTACCTCAACTGTTTGAGCAAATTATCATTCCTCAAGCAGTTTATAATGAGTTATCTGATTCACTTGCTCCACTACCTGTTCAATCTTGGACTGTTGATACTCCTAGTTGGCTAAAAATTCAACCCGTTAGCCAACCTACTGATGAGATTAAAAATTTACTTGATCCTGGAGAATCTGAAGCTATTATTTTAGCTCAAGAATTGAATGCAGATTTACTTCTATTAGACGATATGAAAGCAAGACGTATTGCCAAAGAAAGAGGTTTAGTAATCACTGGTATTTTGGGAATTTTAGATCAAGCCACAAGTATGAAGCTGATTAATTTACCTAATGCTGTTCAAAGTCTTAAAAACACATCTTTTTGGGCATCTGATAGTTTATTTCAAAAGTTGTTAGATAAGCATTGTTAA
- a CDS encoding UPF0175 family protein → MVNQEYDFFDVWYNLKVTVKQGVEIMQIMIEIPDHLANQLQLQPSQISQKVLELIVADNYRQGLIGAGEVHKMLNFSSRWETYQFLKDQKAYLPYTEEDLEEDVQAIRNLLGNK, encoded by the coding sequence TTGGTTAATCAAGAATATGATTTTTTTGATGTGTGGTATAATTTAAAAGTTACAGTTAAGCAAGGAGTAGAAATTATGCAAATAATGATTGAAATTCCTGATCATCTGGCCAATCAATTACAACTACAACCGAGTCAAATTTCCCAAAAGGTGTTGGAGCTTATTGTAGCTGATAATTATCGTCAAGGTCTGATTGGAGCGGGAGAAGTTCACAAAATGTTGAATTTTTCTTCTCGATGGGAAACATATCAATTTCTCAAAGATCAAAAGGCTTACTTACCCTACACTGAAGAAGACTTAGAAGAAGATGTCCAAGCAATTCGTAATTTGTTAGGTAATAAATGA
- a CDS encoding type II toxin-antitoxin system HicB family antitoxin, giving the protein MKTNSQLEHQSLEYYLSLKYPMSIYPEEDGGYTVIIPDLPGCISQGESLEEAIENINQARELWIETVYCSGKKQIPLPSKLISI; this is encoded by the coding sequence ATGAAAACTAATTCTCAACTTGAGCATCAATCTTTAGAATATTATCTATCCTTAAAATATCCCATGTCTATTTATCCAGAAGAGGACGGAGGATATACAGTAATTATTCCTGATTTACCTGGTTGCATAAGTCAGGGGGAAAGTTTAGAAGAAGCGATAGAAAATATTAATCAAGCGAGAGAGTTATGGATAGAAACTGTTTATTGTAGTGGTAAAAAACAAATTCCTTTACCTTCTAAACTGATTTCTATTTAA
- a CDS encoding type II toxin-antitoxin system HicA family toxin gives MGKLSKLIKYLLSRPPEARFEEISYVLEAFGYQEIRAKGSHHAFENDQGEVIIIPKKGGKKVKRTYIEETIRLLDLENWKDEN, from the coding sequence ATGGGTAAACTAAGTAAATTAATTAAATATCTTCTCTCTCGTCCTCCTGAAGCCAGATTTGAAGAAATTAGTTATGTTTTAGAAGCATTTGGATATCAGGAAATTAGAGCTAAGGGAAGTCACCATGCTTTTGAGAATGATCAAGGAGAAGTCATTATTATTCCCAAAAAAGGAGGCAAAAAAGTTAAGCGAACGTATATTGAAGAAACAATTAGATTATTAGATTTGGAAAACTGGAAAGATGAAAACTAA
- a CDS encoding DUF433 domain-containing protein, with translation MEKRITIHPDICNGRPVITNTRISVQTIIEFLGAGDSIEEVLEEYPSLEREDIYACIQFAAKLMANHYEVRKIA, from the coding sequence ATGGAAAAGCGAATAACTATTCATCCAGATATTTGCAACGGCAGACCTGTTATTACTAACACTCGAATTTCTGTACAAACAATTATAGAATTTTTAGGTGCAGGTGATTCTATCGAGGAAGTTCTAGAAGAATACCCATCTTTAGAACGAGAAGATATTTATGCTTGCATCCAATTCGCGGCAAAATTGATGGCGAATCATTACGAAGTGAGAAAAATTGCATGA
- a CDS encoding DUF5615 family PIN-like protein, producing the protein MNGFLFDENLPTKIQFTPSLPIIHVSMLGNSPSDSQIWEYAKEKELVIVTKDADFSDRLMLDSYPPKIVHLRFGNMRKREFHSFLARVWPEIEMLVIDHKLINVYSDQIEAFK; encoded by the coding sequence ATGAATGGGTTTTTATTTGATGAAAATCTCCCCACTAAAATCCAATTTACTCCATCTTTACCCATCATTCATGTTTCTATGTTAGGGAATAGTCCGAGTGATAGCCAAATCTGGGAGTATGCAAAGGAAAAAGAACTGGTGATTGTTACTAAAGATGCAGATTTTTCGGATCGGTTGATGCTTGATTCTTATCCACCTAAAATAGTGCATCTACGTTTTGGAAATATGCGAAAACGTGAATTTCACTCATTTCTAGCTAGAGTTTGGCCGGAGATTGAAATGTTAGTTATTGATCACAAGCTAATTAATGTTTATTCCGATCAAATCGAAGCATTCAAATAG
- a CDS encoding DCL family protein, producing MAKPVTIGNITFSSHESAKKYIQAIVSHYDQGSRLENNDFIFVSDLLLLHPESDQKIASGIKAIFVDLDAQYHKNKCFYIERMDGSITDFSWISCIKGRNIRKEIFDAFRNAVTDQIKEFRISILKNDVICPYSNEKLNHKNSHVDHVQPLTFYTLVLKFLESESISLVDVKISEPEDNQFTAVLIDLEFKKKWQNYHKENAQLRLISQSANLSEAKKL from the coding sequence ATGGCTAAACCTGTAACTATTGGAAATATAACTTTTTCTTCACACGAATCTGCAAAAAAATATATTCAAGCGATTGTATCTCATTATGATCAAGGAAGTAGACTAGAAAATAATGATTTTATATTTGTTTCAGATTTGCTACTCCTACATCCAGAAAGTGATCAAAAGATTGCTTCTGGTATCAAGGCTATATTCGTCGATCTGGATGCACAATATCATAAAAACAAATGTTTTTATATAGAAAGAATGGATGGAAGTATTACAGATTTTAGTTGGATTTCATGTATCAAAGGAAGAAATATAAGAAAAGAAATATTTGACGCATTTAGAAATGCTGTCACTGACCAAATTAAAGAGTTTAGGATTTCTATCCTCAAAAATGATGTGATCTGCCCATACAGTAATGAAAAATTGAATCACAAAAATAGTCATGTTGATCATGTTCAACCTCTTACATTTTATACTCTTGTTCTAAAGTTTCTTGAATCTGAGTCAATCAGTCTTGTTGATGTCAAAATATCTGAACCAGAAGATAATCAATTTACTGCTGTTTTAATAGACCTGGAATTTAAGAAAAAATGGCAGAATTATCATAAAGAAAATGCACAGCTTAGATTAATTAGCCAATCTGCTAATCTATCAGAAGCCAAGAAATTATAA
- a CDS encoding site-specific integrase — protein sequence MYNQGEDKYQQAFADLEPISSTDGSFLGSSLQAQQQREYMKTKVLLELEQVNLRLKSAKTRVTIRESNGCLQLRATLPIKPGDEDIKGTGRKQYNITLNIPANFDGLKTAEEEAYELGKLIARKSFVWNDKYLGNEGIKKDLKTIGELLENFEGEYFKTHKRTTKSEHTFFYYYSRIKRYTNAGDLANGENFINAINQVEKEWARYNAVRAISVFCQLFKIEINLTNYAKVPESNSRNVPTDKDIVAGFYKFQEYENNRGKQVNQDVKDSWQLWRWTYGMLAVFGLRPRELFVNPHIDWWLSDENTDLTWQVDKDCKTGEREALPLYKEWIDEFDLRNPKYLEMLVTAISKKDQNNYAEITALIQRVSWWFRKIGLDFKPYDLRHGWAIRAHILGVPIKAAADNLGHSVQIHTKTYQRWFSLDMRKLAINQALSKRNEVELIKDENTGLKMENERLKIEVEKLRMEMVYKRS from the coding sequence ATGTATAACCAGGGTGAAGATAAATATCAGCAAGCTTTTGCGGATTTAGAGCCTATTTCATCTACCGATGGCAGTTTTCTTGGTTCAAGTCTGCAAGCACAACAACAAAGAGAATACATGAAAACAAAGGTACTACTAGAATTAGAGCAGGTAAATCTGCGTTTAAAGTCTGCAAAGACCAGGGTAACAATTCGAGAATCAAATGGATGTCTGCAATTACGGGCAACTTTACCTATTAAACCAGGAGATGAGGATATAAAAGGTACAGGAAGAAAACAATACAATATTACTTTAAATATTCCTGCTAATTTTGATGGGCTGAAAACTGCGGAAGAGGAGGCTTATGAGTTAGGAAAATTAATTGCTAGAAAAAGTTTCGTTTGGAATGATAAATATTTAGGAAATGAAGGAATTAAAAAGGATTTAAAAACTATTGGTGAATTATTAGAAAATTTTGAAGGTGAATATTTTAAAACCCATAAACGCACTACCAAAAGTGAACACACTTTCTTTTATTATTATTCCCGAATTAAGCGTTATACAAATGCTGGTGATTTGGCTAACGGGGAAAATTTTATTAATGCGATTAATCAAGTAGAGAAGGAATGGGCTAGATATAATGCTGTGCGGGCAATTTCTGTATTTTGTCAACTTTTCAAAATTGAAATTAATTTAACTAATTATGCTAAAGTTCCTGAAAGTAATTCTCGTAATGTTCCCACAGATAAGGACATAGTTGCTGGTTTCTATAAATTTCAAGAGTATGAAAATAATCGAGGTAAGCAAGTTAATCAAGATGTCAAAGATAGTTGGCAATTATGGCGTTGGACTTATGGAATGTTAGCGGTTTTTGGTTTACGTCCCCGTGAGCTTTTTGTTAATCCTCATATTGATTGGTGGTTAAGTGATGAGAATACAGATTTAACTTGGCAGGTTGATAAAGATTGTAAAACAGGTGAAAGGGAAGCATTACCTTTATATAAGGAATGGATTGATGAATTTGATTTAAGAAATCCGAAATATTTGGAAATGCTGGTGACAGCAATTAGTAAAAAAGACCAGAATAATTATGCAGAAATCACAGCTTTAATTCAAAGGGTTAGTTGGTGGTTTAGAAAAATTGGTTTAGATTTTAAACCCTATGATTTACGTCATGGTTGGGCAATTCGAGCGCATATTTTGGGAGTTCCTATTAAAGCAGCGGCGGATAATTTGGGTCATAGTGTGCAAATTCATACGAAAACTTATCAACGTTGGTTTTCTTTGGATATGCGGAAGTTGGCAATTAATCAGGCATTGAGTAAACGGAATGAGGTGGAGTTGATTAAGGATGAAAATACGGGGTTGAAAATGGAGAATGAAAGGTTGAAGATTGAAGTGGAGAAGTTGAGGATGGAGATGGTTTATAAACGGAGTTAA
- a CDS encoding site-specific integrase — MLKTKLHKGYQASTVKTATTDGTYIGTMKHLEKQAVNTEIQFDIALKEVNARLKAANSRVAIVQVAGSLYLQATLPLKPHDINTKGKNTKQYKISLNIPANFYGLKTAEEEANELAKLIARQQFTWTSKYLGNKQEQGEKTFGELLDNYEKIYFSSRQRNIKSEGTFFKNYLGVLNQFDRNMLAIPENIKRQFDNISNDTPSWKHRTSIALNLFCKEFNIPLVIKFKRPKPKPRQVPDESMIEDGFYQWEKYAHKRRNKRREQADYWIVFRWFYGMLATYGCRPRELFLYPDFQHWLSENKTWKVHELCKTGEREALPLYDSWIELFDLKNPQVVKLVQDYINGRDDTKGMHTLSAALSDWFNKVDLGFSPYDLRHAWAIRAHLMGIPIKAAADNLGHSVQQHTDTYQRWFGLENRKKAISHAVKKQDELQELREEIVKLKAENQELRNLLDKYQIIQTLHNN; from the coding sequence ATGCTAAAAACTAAGCTACACAAGGGTTATCAAGCATCTACCGTCAAAACTGCCACTACAGACGGTACATACATCGGAACTATGAAACATTTAGAAAAGCAAGCTGTTAATACTGAAATTCAATTTGATATTGCACTCAAAGAAGTTAATGCAAGGTTAAAAGCAGCTAATTCACGAGTGGCTATAGTTCAAGTAGCTGGTAGTCTATATCTGCAAGCTACCCTACCTCTCAAACCTCATGATATTAATACTAAAGGAAAAAATACAAAACAATACAAAATATCATTAAATATACCTGCTAATTTTTATGGTTTAAAAACTGCGGAAGAAGAAGCAAATGAATTAGCAAAATTAATTGCTAGACAGCAATTTACGTGGACTTCTAAATATTTAGGTAATAAGCAAGAACAGGGTGAAAAAACTTTTGGCGAGTTATTAGATAATTATGAAAAAATATATTTTAGTTCACGACAGAGAAATATTAAATCTGAAGGAACTTTTTTTAAAAACTATTTAGGGGTACTGAATCAATTTGATAGAAATATGTTGGCAATTCCAGAAAATATTAAAAGACAATTTGATAATATTTCTAATGATACTCCTAGTTGGAAACATCGAACTTCTATAGCCTTAAATTTATTTTGTAAAGAGTTTAATATACCTTTAGTAATTAAATTTAAACGTCCTAAACCAAAGCCTCGCCAAGTTCCTGATGAATCTATGATAGAGGATGGTTTTTATCAATGGGAAAAATATGCTCATAAAAGACGAAATAAAAGACGAGAACAAGCAGATTACTGGATAGTATTTAGATGGTTTTATGGAATGTTAGCCACTTATGGTTGTCGTCCTAGAGAACTGTTTTTATATCCTGATTTTCAGCACTGGTTATCTGAAAATAAAACTTGGAAAGTCCATGAATTATGCAAAACTGGTGAGAGAGAAGCTTTACCATTATATGATTCATGGATAGAATTATTTGATTTAAAAAATCCCCAAGTTGTCAAGCTAGTTCAAGATTATATCAATGGACGTGATGATACAAAAGGTATGCACACATTAAGTGCTGCTTTATCGGACTGGTTTAACAAAGTTGATTTAGGTTTTTCACCTTATGATTTACGTCACGCTTGGGCAATTAGAGCGCATTTAATGGGAATACCAATTAAAGCAGCAGCAGATAATCTTGGACATTCTGTACAACAGCATACAGATACTTATCAAAGATGGTTTGGTTTAGAAAATCGGAAAAAAGCTATTAGTCACGCTGTGAAAAAACAAGATGAGTTACAAGAACTTAGGGAAGAAATAGTAAAATTAAAGGCAGAAAATCAAGAACTTAGAAACCTCTTAGATAAATATCAAATCATACAAACTTTACACAATAATTAA